TTTAAATCTTAAAAATGAACAAATTCACTCCAGAAAATATAGAAACCTTAGAGCAAATAATACTTGCGCGTAGAGATGTTAGAGGTAATCGTTTTATAAACACCCCTATTCTTCAAAAGGATTTAGATAAAATTCTATTTGCTGGAGTAAACGCACCTTCTGTTGGGTTTTCTCAACCTTGGGAATTTGTAGTTATTAAAGATTTAGACATTAGAAATAAAATAAAAGACAGTTTTTTTGAAGAGAATGAAAAAGCGAAAACTCTTTTTGAAGGAAAAAAAGCAGATGCCTACACGCAGTTAAAATTAGAAGGAATTGTGGAGTCTGCTTTAAACATCGCTGTTTTTTATAAACCAAGTGAACATCCTGTTTTAGGGCAAACTACGATGAAAGAAGCTGGTGTTTACTCAGTAGTATGCGCCATTCAAAATATGTGGTTAATGGCAAGAGCTTTAAACGTTGGTTTAGGTTGGGTAAGTATTTTAAATACGAACAAAGTTAAAACCATTTTAAATGCTCCTGAAAACAGACAGCTGATAGGTTATTTATGCTTAGGTCATGTAGATAAGTTTTATGAAAATCCAGAATTAGAACGTTTGCAATGGGAAAAGCGTAAAAATATAAACGATGTTGTAATTAAAGATTCTTATTAATAAATGAGATTAATAAAAAAACATATCGATTTTTATTTAATTGGAATTAGCAATCATCCTAGTCCGAAATTGAATGATGATGTCTTGAAATTAATTAAAGAAGCAACTGTTTTTTCTGGTGGAAAACGACATTATCAATTGGTAAAATCGTTCTTACCCGAAAACCATACTTGGATTGAAATTTCAGGTAAAATGGATGCGCTGATGAATCAGTATAAAAAAATTACTACTACCATTGTGGTTTTTGCCTCTGGTGATCCTTTTTTCTATGGTTTCGGAAATACGTTACAACGCTTATTACCCAATGCAAAATTAAGCGCTACTCCTTATTTTAATAGTATTCAACTGTTATGTCATAAAACACAAACAAACTACAATACATTAAAATCGGTATCTATACACGGCAGAGATTGGTCTGCCCTAGATGAAGCACTAATTAAAAGAAACGAATTAATTGGTGTATTAACCGATAACAAAAAAACACCTGCCGAAATTGCGAAACGTATGCTGCAATATGGTTTTGATAATTACTCAATAACCATTGGAGAAGCTTTAGACGGAGATAATGAACATATTGAGCAACTAGATTTAGTTTCTTGTTCTAACAAAACACACAATAATTTAAACTGTGTTTTATTAAAACAAACGTCACCTAAACATAAACCTTTTGGTATTCCTGATGCATCCTTTATTCCATTAACGAATAGAGCAAACATGATTACCAAAATGCCAATTCGATTAAGTACTATTAGTGCTTTAGAATTACAAAATAAAACAGTGCTTTGGGACGTAGGTGCTTGTACAGGATCTGTTGCTATTGAAGCAAAACAACATTTTCCGCATTTAAAAATCGTTGCCTTTGAAAAACGAACAGAATGCACTGATATTATTCAACAGAATACAGCACGTTTTTCTACTCCTGGTATTGACATTATTATTGATGATTTTTTTAATCTCAATTTAAATGATTTTGAAATTCCTGATGTTGTTTTTATTGGTGGTCATGGTGGTCGCTTAAAAGAACTACTCCATTTAATACATCAACTAAACCCAGCAGTACGATTCGTTACCAACGCTGTAAGAGAAAACAGCTCTAAAATATTTACAGAAGAACTTACAAAATTGAATTACATCATTAATACTAGTGTTATTCAAGTAAACCAACATAATAAAATTAGCATTCACACAGCTGAACAAAAATAAATGAGAAAAATAGCCATCATAGCAGTAACTGAAAAAGGAATAGAAAAAGCCCTTATTATTCAGAAAGAATTTCCAAAATCATTAGTCATAACTACTTTACAATCTAGTAATGAAAATGTATCAACTATTACGTCTATTTCAGACTATTTAGCTGATAATTTCATGAAACTTGATGGTATTTGTTTTGTGACAGCCTTGGGTATTTGCGTACGCTTAATTGCACCATATATTCAAGATAAAAATACCGATCCTGCAGTAATTTCTGTTGATGATTTAGGTTTAAATGTACAATCTGTATTAAGCGGACATAAAGGTGGAGCGAATGATTTCGCATCAAAAACGGCGAGTGTATTAGGAGCAAAAGCTATAATATCTACGGCAAGTGATGTGCAAAATATTTGGGCTTTAGATACCCTTGGAAATCAATTTGATTGGCAAACAGAAAGTTCAGTGCCTACAAATAAAATAATGGCGTTGTTTGTTAATAACAAACCAACAGCATTACTTTTAGATATTAAAGATAAAGGGACACAGCATTTAGAAAAAACGGTTCCTAGTTTTGTAACTGTTTTTTATAATGAAAAAGATATTGATTATACGCAATTCCAATTATTTATTGCGGTAAGTTATAAAGTTTACGAAGCAAAAATTCCTAGTTTATTTTTAATTCCCAAAGTACTATCTGTTGGTTCTGGATGTTCTAAGCAATTAGATTTCGAGCTATTTCAAGAAACATTCAAATTAAAATTAGCTGCTGAGGGGTTACACTTTTCTGCCATTAAAAACTTTGGTTCTATTGATATTAAAGCAGCACAGCAAGCCTATTTAGATTTTAGTGAGACTAACAATATTCCTTTCAGCACATTTACTTCTGATACCATAAATACTATTTCAATACCAAACCCGAGTGCAATGGTGCAATCTAAAATTGGTGTTAATGGTGTTTCAGAATCTTGTGCAATACTACTTTCTGGAAACAATGATTTACTTGTTGAAAAACAGAAAATTCATTTAGATAACAGTGAAAAATTTACTTTTTCTGTTGCTTTAAACGCAGAAGCGGTACGTAAAACAGCCATTGCAATTATTGGTGCAGGGCCTGGTGATGAGGAATTAATAACCGTAAAAGGAAAACAATATTTAGAAGAAGCTGATTGCGTGTTATATGCAGGAAGCTTAATTCCTGAAGAAATGACTAATTGGTGTAAGCCAGGAGCGGTAGTTAGAAACTCGGCAATGATGACTTTAGAGGAGCAAGTTTCTTTAATGCAAGAACATTATAAAAAAGGAAATGCTATTGTTCGTTTACAATGTGGAGATCCTTCTTTATATGGTGCTATTCAAGAACAAATGACCATTTTTGATGAATTAGAAATGGATTATTTTATTATTCCTGGAATTTCTTCATTTAGTGCAGCAGCAGCAGTATTAAAATCGGAATTTACCATACCAGAAGTAGTACAATCTATTGTGTTAACTCGTGGTGAAGGAAAAACACCAATGCCTTCAAAAGAAAGTATTTCTGCTTTTGCTGCAACAAATTCAACCATGTGTATTTTTTTAAGTGTTGCTATTGCTAAAAAAGTAGAAGCGCAACTATTAGAACATTTTGATGCAGATACTCCCGTAGCTGTTATGTATCGAATTTCTTGGAAAGATGAAGAAATATTTCAAGGAAAATTAGAAAACCTAGCACAAATTGTAAAAGAGAGTAAAAAAACAAGAACGGTATTAATTGTAGTAGGTCATGCTATTGGAGCTCGTAAAAACAGATCGCAATTATACAATCCTGAATGGAAACACATTTTTAGAACCAATAAGAAATTTGTAGTTACAGAGTAGTTTTGCGCGTTGAAAATGAATAAAACCTTAAAAAATATATTAATAGGATTTACGGTTATAACAGGAATTGGAATTATTGGCTATTTAGCACTTGTTGCGCTAGTTTGGTATCAATTCAATATTGGCTGTGGAATTGACGATGGACCATTTAAAGCAGTGATTGTTGCCCAAATTGAAATAACAAAAAGTGCTAAAGAATTTGATTTATCTGATAATGGAATATTAATGTTAGAAAATAGAAATGATACTCTTTCTCCTATATTGACTTTGATTGAAAAAGGAAAAGTTAAATGGACTTTGGATATGAATACCAAAAATACAAAAGGGTACGAATCAACCAACATATGGAGAATTAGTAATATATCAGTCGAAAAGAAAACTGACCCAATAAAACTGTTCTTTACTGGTCATTGGACTTATGGAGCTGAGCATGGTTCAATAGAAATTGATAGAGAAGATGGAGATAATAAATTCTGTTTAAGTTGGTAACTTAAAAAAGAATAGGCCTAATTAATTAAACATAATAAAAAAGAAAAATGATACTTGTATTTGGAGGAACAACAGAAGGTAGAAAAGTAGCAAAATTGCTACAAGAAAAATCGATGCCTTTTGTGTATTCAACAAAAACAAATATTCCTTTTGAAGAAAACAAGATTGCCAGCTACAGGTATGGCGCTTTAAATGAGAAACAGTTAGAAAATTATCTGATAAAAAACGAGGTAAAACTGATTATTAATGCCTCGCACCCTTTTGCCGAAATATTGCATAATACTATCGCAAGGGTGGCTGAAAGTTTGCAAATACCTGTAATACGATTTGGTAGAAAATTATTATCAAAAACAATTCATCCGTTAGTATCTTATGTAAATACTTATGATGATGCTTCTAAATTATTTAAGGAAACCCATATACTTTTAGCATTAACAGGTGTGCAATCTATTAAGGGACTAAAACAATGGTGGCAAAAAAACACTACCTATTTTAGAATACTTAACAGACCTGAATCTTTAGCTATTGCAAGAGAGAGTAATTTCCCTGAAGAACAATTAATTTTAGGATTGCCTTCTGCTGATTTAAAAAAAGAGATTGAGTTAATTAAAGCAAAATCAATCAATATTATTTTAACTAAAGAAACAGGAAACAGTGGTTTTTTAAGTACAAAAATAGAAGCGGCATTAAAAACGGATACACAAATCATCATCATCACACAACCAGAAATTCCATCTTACTTTCAACCAGTATTTAATGTAGTTGAGTTAGAAAATTTACTTACTAGCATATATAGTTCATTATCAATAACTAATAACGCTACAAAATGGGATTAAGAAAAGTACCTAAAGGCCCTTTAAGAGACGGATTTACAACCGGTACGTCTGCCACAGCTGCTGCAAAATCAGGATTGATGGCGATAATCCATCAAAAAGAAATAGCTTCAGTAAGTGTGCACCTCCCTATTGATAAAGTATTAGAAATTCCTGTGCATCATTGTGAATTTACAGAAAATACCGCTAAATCTTCAGTAATTAAAGATGCAGGTGATGATCCTGATGTAACAAACGGAGCCGAAATTGGATGTATTTTAAAACTAACACAAGAAAAAGAAATTCAATTTATTGCAGGCGAAGGTGTTGGCACTGTTACGCTTAAAGGATTGGAACTAGCTATTGGAGAACCTGCTATTAATCCTGTTCCTAGAAAAATGATAACCAGTGCCATTCAAAAATTATTGCATGATTATGATTTAGAATGTGGTGTATCTGTAACAGTATATGTTACGAATGGTAAAAAGTTAGCAAAACGTACACTTAATGAACGCGTAGGTATCATGAATGGTTTATCTATTTTAGGTACAAGCGGTATTGTAAAACCTTATTCATCTTCGTCATATATAGCAAGTATAGAGCAAGGTATTGACGTTGCTGTTGCAAATAACATTAATGAATTAGTAATTAATTCGGGTGCTAGAAGTGAAAAATATTTATCCGATAAATTTAGTCATTTACCTGAATATGCTTTTATTCATTATGGAAATTGGATTGGTGAAACACTTATTAAAATAAATAAATCTCCCATTAAAAAAGTAAGCATTGGTATTATGCTTGGTAAAGCGGTAAAGTTAGCTGGCGGAATTACAGATACGCATAGTTGTGTATCTAGCTGGAACAAAGATTTTGTAGTTGAATTAGCAAATCAAGTTGGATTTTACGATGCCGATAAAATAAAAGAATTAAACATGGCTGGACGATTGATTGAATTGTTTGAGTTTGAACAAAACTCACCCTTTTTTCAATTGTTATTAGAACACTGTTATCAACATACACATTCAAAAATTAAACAGGTAATACTAGATATTTACCTTATTCATAAAAACGGAACACTTATTAAATTTATTAAAAAATGACTTTAACTTCTTTAATTAGGCCCTTAATGGCTGGTATTTTACATTCTTTTGAACCTGATCATGTTACAGCTGTTTCAGTATTAGCTACAGAAAATGCGATCAATAAAAAAAAGGTCAACTTTAAATCTGTTTTTAAAGCATCTCAATGGGCTTTTGGTCATTCAGTAACGCTATTGCTTTTTGGTGGTGTAGCATTGTTATTTAAAAGCATGGCAACATTATTTATAAATGATATTTCCTTTTACGCAGAACTAGCTGTAGGACCTATTATGATTTGGTTAGGAGTTGTAGCTATTAAAAGAAATCATGCTATTAATGAAATGGTAAATGATCATAAAAAAATTGAAGCTCATGAACATGACCTTTCAAACCCAATACATTTACATGGAACCAAGGGAGAAGAAATAGCAGTAAACCCAATGAATAAATCTTTTTGGATTGGTATGTTACACGGTTTAGCAGGAACAGGTGGTGCATTAACATCTGCTTTAGTTTTAAGTAGTACCACGGTAGCTGATGCTATTCTAATTTTAGCAGTAGAATCATTAGGTATTATTGTAGCAATGGGTGTTTATAGCTATGTTTTAATTTATGTAATGAGTCGATTTTTAGAACGAAACTTAGCTATTTTTAAATGGATGAATGGTATTGCAGGAATAGCTTCTGTTATTATTGGAATTGTTTGGTTATATAATAGTGTTCCTCAATTATGATACAAGATAAAAAACATCTCAATTTTCCTTTTTCAGCTATTGTTGGTCAAGATAATTTTAAGCTAGCGCTTATTTTAAATTTGGTTGATCCACTTATTGGTGGCGTACTTGCTATTGGAGATAAAGGTACAGGAAAAACTACTTTAATTCGGTCGGTAGCCAACTTAATGAGCAAGCAGCAAAATTCGTCTTTCGTAAATTTACCTATTGGTGTTTCTGAAGACAGAATTTTAGGTAGTATTGATTTAGAACAATTGATAAATACTAAAAAAGAAGTCGTTAATCTTGGTTTAATGGCACAGGCTCACGAAGGTATTTTATATGTAGATGAAATTAACTTATTACAAGATTATCTTACAGATATACTATTAGATGCTGCTGCCTCTGGTAACTATTATTTAGAAAGAGAAGGTGTTTCACATTATTTTAAAAGTCGTTTTTGTTTAGTTGGTTCTATGAACCCAGAAGAAGGAAATTTACGTCCTCAGTTAAAAGATCGTTTTGGTTTAAGTGTTACTATAAAAACACCTACTGAGGTTAAAATTCGCCAGCAAATAATTAAGCAACGTTTTAAATTTGACGATAATCCTGTTTCCTTTATAGCGAATTATAAAAGTGAAGAAGATAGTATTTCAAAGCAAATTGAATTTGCTAAAAAGAACTTAAAATCTATAAAAATAGAAGATGCAATTATTGAATATTGTAGCGAATTAGCCGTAAAACATCAAGTGGAAGGTTTACGTGCAGATATTTTATTATTAAAAACTGCAAGAGCGTATGTAGCGTATCAGAATACCGTTATAATTACTAAAAAAGATGTAGACGTAATTGCCGATTTTGTATTAAATCATAGAAGTTTACACACGCCTCCTAATCAACAAGATTCTTCTGAAAATCAAAATAACCAATCACCAGAAAACAATTCTGAGACAAGTTCATCTAAAGAAGAAAACGCAGCTATTCTTATCCCTAAAAACGAGTTTCAAAAACAAAAAGAAAGCACCTCTAATACCATACAGCAAGCAACAAACACTATTGATAGTGTAGAAGGTAATATTTCAGTTAATGACACAAAAAAAACGGTAAGTCAATATTTAGCAACTGATAAATTTGAATTAAAAACAAAACGAAAAAACAACCTATTAAAGCAACATCATATTTTTTTAATTGACTCTAGCGGTTCAATGTTAAAAGACAAAATTATTGCTTATGCTAAAGGAACTGTAAATAAAATAGCCGAAAACTCTAAAAACCAAAACACAGAATTTTCAATGATTTCGTTGTTTGATGGTGAAGCACAACTTCTTTTAAACCAAACAAAAATTTTAAAAGATATTGAAACAGTTTTAATGGATTTAAAAACTGGTGGAAAAACCAATTTAAAAGCAGCTTTTAAACCAATAAAACGAATTTCAGCTGCTGTTAATTTTGAACATCACCTACATATAATAACAGATGGAAAATTAAATGCTGGTGATAATTTAGAAGATATCGTGTTGGCTTTTCAAACCTATTGTAAGGGAATACATAGTACTCAAAT
This genomic stretch from Tenacibaculum sp. Bg11-29 harbors:
- the bluB gene encoding 5,6-dimethylbenzimidazole synthase, with amino-acid sequence MNKFTPENIETLEQIILARRDVRGNRFINTPILQKDLDKILFAGVNAPSVGFSQPWEFVVIKDLDIRNKIKDSFFEENEKAKTLFEGKKADAYTQLKLEGIVESALNIAVFYKPSEHPVLGQTTMKEAGVYSVVCAIQNMWLMARALNVGLGWVSILNTNKVKTILNAPENRQLIGYLCLGHVDKFYENPELERLQWEKRKNINDVVIKDSY
- the cbiE gene encoding precorrin-6y C5,15-methyltransferase (decarboxylating) subunit CbiE; protein product: MRLIKKHIDFYLIGISNHPSPKLNDDVLKLIKEATVFSGGKRHYQLVKSFLPENHTWIEISGKMDALMNQYKKITTTIVVFASGDPFFYGFGNTLQRLLPNAKLSATPYFNSIQLLCHKTQTNYNTLKSVSIHGRDWSALDEALIKRNELIGVLTDNKKTPAEIAKRMLQYGFDNYSITIGEALDGDNEHIEQLDLVSCSNKTHNNLNCVLLKQTSPKHKPFGIPDASFIPLTNRANMITKMPIRLSTISALELQNKTVLWDVGACTGSVAIEAKQHFPHLKIVAFEKRTECTDIIQQNTARFSTPGIDIIIDDFFNLNLNDFEIPDVVFIGGHGGRLKELLHLIHQLNPAVRFVTNAVRENSSKIFTEELTKLNYIINTSVIQVNQHNKISIHTAEQK
- the cobM gene encoding precorrin-4 C(11)-methyltransferase encodes the protein MRKIAIIAVTEKGIEKALIIQKEFPKSLVITTLQSSNENVSTITSISDYLADNFMKLDGICFVTALGICVRLIAPYIQDKNTDPAVISVDDLGLNVQSVLSGHKGGANDFASKTASVLGAKAIISTASDVQNIWALDTLGNQFDWQTESSVPTNKIMALFVNNKPTALLLDIKDKGTQHLEKTVPSFVTVFYNEKDIDYTQFQLFIAVSYKVYEAKIPSLFLIPKVLSVGSGCSKQLDFELFQETFKLKLAAEGLHFSAIKNFGSIDIKAAQQAYLDFSETNNIPFSTFTSDTINTISIPNPSAMVQSKIGVNGVSESCAILLSGNNDLLVEKQKIHLDNSEKFTFSVALNAEAVRKTAIAIIGAGPGDEELITVKGKQYLEEADCVLYAGSLIPEEMTNWCKPGAVVRNSAMMTLEEQVSLMQEHYKKGNAIVRLQCGDPSLYGAIQEQMTIFDELEMDYFIIPGISSFSAAAAVLKSEFTIPEVVQSIVLTRGEGKTPMPSKESISAFAATNSTMCIFLSVAIAKKVEAQLLEHFDADTPVAVMYRISWKDEEIFQGKLENLAQIVKESKKTRTVLIVVGHAIGARKNRSQLYNPEWKHIFRTNKKFVVTE
- a CDS encoding precorrin-6A/cobalt-precorrin-6A reductase yields the protein MILVFGGTTEGRKVAKLLQEKSMPFVYSTKTNIPFEENKIASYRYGALNEKQLENYLIKNEVKLIINASHPFAEILHNTIARVAESLQIPVIRFGRKLLSKTIHPLVSYVNTYDDASKLFKETHILLALTGVQSIKGLKQWWQKNTTYFRILNRPESLAIARESNFPEEQLILGLPSADLKKEIELIKAKSINIILTKETGNSGFLSTKIEAALKTDTQIIIITQPEIPSYFQPVFNVVELENLLTSIYSSLSITNNATKWD
- the cbiD gene encoding cobalt-precorrin-5B (C(1))-methyltransferase CbiD → MGLRKVPKGPLRDGFTTGTSATAAAKSGLMAIIHQKEIASVSVHLPIDKVLEIPVHHCEFTENTAKSSVIKDAGDDPDVTNGAEIGCILKLTQEKEIQFIAGEGVGTVTLKGLELAIGEPAINPVPRKMITSAIQKLLHDYDLECGVSVTVYVTNGKKLAKRTLNERVGIMNGLSILGTSGIVKPYSSSSYIASIEQGIDVAVANNINELVINSGARSEKYLSDKFSHLPEYAFIHYGNWIGETLIKINKSPIKKVSIGIMLGKAVKLAGGITDTHSCVSSWNKDFVVELANQVGFYDADKIKELNMAGRLIELFEFEQNSPFFQLLLEHCYQHTHSKIKQVILDIYLIHKNGTLIKFIKK
- a CDS encoding AAA family ATPase codes for the protein MIQDKKHLNFPFSAIVGQDNFKLALILNLVDPLIGGVLAIGDKGTGKTTLIRSVANLMSKQQNSSFVNLPIGVSEDRILGSIDLEQLINTKKEVVNLGLMAQAHEGILYVDEINLLQDYLTDILLDAAASGNYYLEREGVSHYFKSRFCLVGSMNPEEGNLRPQLKDRFGLSVTIKTPTEVKIRQQIIKQRFKFDDNPVSFIANYKSEEDSISKQIEFAKKNLKSIKIEDAIIEYCSELAVKHQVEGLRADILLLKTARAYVAYQNTVIITKKDVDVIADFVLNHRSLHTPPNQQDSSENQNNQSPENNSETSSSKEENAAILIPKNEFQKQKESTSNTIQQATNTIDSVEGNISVNDTKKTVSQYLATDKFELKTKRKNNLLKQHHIFLIDSSGSMLKDKIIAYAKGTVNKIAENSKNQNTEFSMISLFDGEAQLLLNQTKILKDIETVLMDLKTGGKTNLKAAFKPIKRISAAVNFEHHLHIITDGKLNAGDNLEDIVLAFQTYCKGIHSTQIIDAEKGMVKIGEAKELANRINANYEILITENL